The following proteins are co-located in the Agromyces laixinhei genome:
- a CDS encoding sialidase family protein, which yields MTGYLSRATRPMLALAASIAIVGGVLAPATSASAAPAPDYDIAPATGGPGTYTEQQLATNGQGGFPNYRIPALTVTNSGDVLASYDGRPTAADSPGPNSILQRRSADNGATWGAQEVVSAGKATAPIEGYSDPSYIVDRETGTIFNFHVKSYDAGFGSSQPGVDPAARNVIHANVASSTDDGQTWSHRTITADVTADPGWRSRFAASGQGIQLKYGEHAGRLLQQYTIINGSGQFQAVSVYSDDHGETWQVGAPVGTGMDENKTVELSDGRILLNSRDSARSGYRKVAYSTDGGVTYGPVTIDNELPDPTNNASIVRAYPNAAQGSDEAKVLLFSNAASTSSRTNGIVRISYDDGETWPQARVFQSAGMAYSTLATLPDGKIGLLYEPDGGNGGIRFAKFDLDWLLAAPVTQPGAIEVTGGTVTNPKTGAYVVGDIVNYTYRVANLSSAITTVSPTGNLERFDPAAGAPNCRYRNLPANGSYTCTSARHTVTQADLDAGSFTPVTTWTSTSGETVTTVEHSGQTLYFGVPGTITVDGGELADPQEFYAVGDVLRFNYTVLNASNAVTNVVPTGNLAGLDPAQGTPNCRWLNLAAGGSYTCTFAHHVVTQADLDAGSFTPVTTWTSTSGSDVTVVPHTGATVELGAQPSAVEVTASSRCLAGKVYLAVRAKNVGDEAVDITLQTTFGERSFAAVAPGASAFHAFATRAAAIDAGAASATAADAAAVDAEYAALSCR from the coding sequence ATGACCGGATATCTGAGCAGAGCAACGCGGCCCATGCTCGCCCTGGCTGCCTCCATCGCGATCGTGGGCGGTGTCCTCGCCCCAGCGACCTCGGCGTCCGCGGCGCCCGCACCGGACTACGACATCGCCCCGGCGACCGGCGGCCCAGGGACCTACACGGAGCAGCAGCTCGCGACCAACGGGCAGGGCGGGTTCCCCAACTACCGCATCCCCGCGCTGACGGTCACGAACAGCGGCGACGTCCTCGCGTCCTACGACGGCCGCCCGACCGCCGCGGACTCACCTGGGCCCAACTCGATCCTCCAGCGACGTTCCGCCGATAACGGGGCCACCTGGGGCGCGCAGGAGGTCGTCTCGGCAGGAAAGGCGACCGCGCCGATCGAGGGCTACTCCGATCCGAGCTACATCGTCGACCGCGAGACCGGCACGATCTTCAACTTCCACGTGAAGTCCTACGATGCCGGCTTCGGCAGCTCCCAGCCGGGCGTCGACCCGGCGGCGCGCAACGTCATCCATGCGAACGTCGCATCATCGACCGATGACGGGCAGACGTGGTCGCACCGCACCATCACCGCCGACGTCACGGCAGATCCGGGATGGCGCTCACGCTTCGCCGCTTCGGGCCAGGGCATCCAGTTGAAGTACGGCGAGCATGCCGGCCGCCTGCTGCAGCAGTACACGATCATCAATGGATCCGGCCAGTTCCAGGCCGTCTCCGTCTACTCCGACGACCATGGCGAGACCTGGCAGGTCGGTGCGCCGGTTGGCACCGGCATGGACGAGAACAAGACCGTCGAACTCTCCGACGGCCGCATCCTGCTCAACTCCCGCGACTCCGCCCGCTCCGGCTACCGCAAGGTCGCATACTCGACCGACGGCGGCGTCACGTACGGCCCGGTGACCATCGACAACGAGTTGCCCGACCCGACCAACAACGCTTCGATCGTCCGCGCCTACCCCAATGCGGCACAGGGTTCCGACGAGGCCAAGGTGCTGCTGTTCTCGAACGCCGCGTCCACGTCATCACGCACCAACGGCATCGTGCGCATCAGCTACGACGACGGAGAGACCTGGCCGCAGGCACGCGTCTTCCAGTCGGCAGGCATGGCCTACTCGACGCTCGCAACGCTGCCCGACGGCAAGATCGGCCTGCTCTACGAGCCTGACGGCGGCAACGGCGGCATCCGCTTCGCCAAGTTCGACCTCGACTGGCTCCTGGCAGCGCCCGTCACCCAACCGGGCGCCATCGAGGTCACGGGCGGCACCGTGACGAACCCGAAGACCGGCGCCTACGTCGTCGGCGACATCGTCAACTACACGTACCGGGTTGCGAACCTCTCGAGCGCGATCACGACGGTCTCCCCCACCGGCAACCTCGAGCGCTTCGACCCGGCCGCCGGGGCACCGAACTGTCGCTACCGCAACCTCCCGGCGAACGGCTCGTACACCTGCACTTCGGCTCGGCACACCGTCACGCAGGCCGACCTCGACGCCGGATCCTTCACGCCCGTCACGACGTGGACCTCCACCTCCGGCGAGACCGTCACGACCGTGGAGCACTCGGGCCAGACCCTGTACTTCGGGGTGCCGGGCACGATCACCGTCGACGGCGGCGAGCTGGCCGACCCGCAGGAGTTCTACGCGGTCGGCGACGTGCTGCGCTTCAACTACACCGTGCTCAACGCCTCGAACGCCGTGACCAACGTCGTTCCGACCGGCAACCTGGCCGGCCTCGACCCGGCGCAGGGCACGCCGAACTGTCGCTGGCTGAACCTCGCCGCGGGCGGGTCGTACACCTGCACCTTCGCCCACCATGTGGTCACGCAGGCCGACCTCGACGCCGGATCCTTCACGCCCGTCACGACGTGGACGTCGACGTCGGGATCGGACGTGACCGTCGTGCCGCACACCGGCGCGACCGTCGAGCTCGGCGCGCAGCCGTCCGCCGTGGAGGTGACGGCGAGCAGCCGCTGCCTGGCCGGCAAGGTCTACCTCGCGGTACGTGCGAAGAACGTCGGTGACGAAGCGGTCGACATCACGCTGCAGACGACGTTCGGCGAGCGCAGCTTCGCTGCGGTGGCGCCCGGTGCGTCCGCGTTCCACGCGTTCGCCACCCGTGCGGCCGCCATCGACGCGGGCGCTGCCAGCGCCACCGCGGCCGATGCCGCTGCCGTCGACGCCGAGTACGCGGCACTGAGCTGCCGCTGA
- the pth gene encoding aminoacyl-tRNA hydrolase, whose amino-acid sequence MGLFDRLRPRPKEDDAVAENTWLVVGLGNPGAQYAGNRHNVGQMVADELASRLGASFKTHKTPSRVAEGFLRPGGPKLVIAKPNGYMNTSGGPVSALLKFYARGPERLIIVHDELDIPFDTVRLKHGGGHGGHNGLRDIAKAIGNEFTRVRVGVGRPPGRQDAADFVLKDFSSTERSALPNLLSDAADAVEAVADLGLVAAQQRFHAPS is encoded by the coding sequence ATGGGACTCTTCGACCGACTGCGCCCCCGCCCGAAAGAAGATGACGCCGTGGCCGAGAACACCTGGCTCGTCGTCGGGCTCGGCAACCCCGGCGCGCAGTATGCGGGCAATCGGCACAACGTCGGCCAGATGGTCGCCGACGAACTCGCGAGCCGCCTCGGCGCCTCGTTCAAGACCCACAAGACGCCCTCGCGCGTCGCGGAGGGGTTCCTCCGCCCCGGCGGCCCGAAGCTCGTCATCGCGAAGCCGAACGGCTACATGAACACCTCGGGCGGTCCGGTCTCGGCGCTCCTGAAGTTCTACGCGCGCGGGCCCGAACGTCTGATCATCGTGCACGACGAACTCGACATCCCGTTCGACACCGTGCGGCTGAAGCACGGCGGTGGGCACGGCGGGCACAACGGCCTACGCGATATCGCCAAGGCGATCGGCAACGAGTTCACACGGGTGCGTGTCGGTGTGGGCCGTCCGCCCGGCCGACAGGACGCCGCGGACTTCGTCTTGAAAGACTTCTCCAGCACCGAGCGTTCGGCGTTGCCGAACCTGTTGTCGGATGCCGCGGATGCCGTCGAGGCGGTCGCCGACCTCGGACTGGTCGCCGCGCAGCAGCGGTTCCACGCGCCGAGCTGA
- a CDS encoding RNase H family protein: MITAAADGSALGNPGPAGWAWYVDDGCWAAGGWKHATNNQGELKAVLELFRATAHLDEELLVLCDSQYVINAVTKWMAGWKRKGWRKADGKAVMNVELLQELDAELAGRRYRFEWVRGHVGHPLNEAADERARGAATSFQRGADVPNGPGWNIECESAVSSDPAAGPAPASESVDGDAPDLDDALFSLDEEPEAWHTVTLALSTEDIDRLRVRAQAEGLSPEEFLRGLI, translated from the coding sequence ATGATCACCGCCGCCGCCGATGGATCGGCGCTCGGAAACCCCGGCCCTGCGGGTTGGGCCTGGTACGTCGACGACGGCTGCTGGGCGGCCGGCGGCTGGAAGCACGCCACGAACAATCAGGGTGAGTTGAAGGCGGTGCTGGAGCTGTTCCGCGCGACAGCGCACCTCGACGAAGAACTTCTCGTGCTGTGCGACAGCCAGTACGTGATCAACGCCGTCACGAAATGGATGGCGGGCTGGAAGCGCAAGGGCTGGCGCAAGGCCGACGGCAAGGCCGTGATGAACGTCGAGCTCCTGCAGGAACTCGATGCCGAGCTCGCGGGGCGTCGATACCGCTTCGAATGGGTGCGGGGGCATGTGGGGCATCCGCTCAATGAAGCCGCCGACGAACGCGCACGCGGTGCGGCGACCTCGTTCCAGCGCGGCGCCGACGTGCCGAACGGTCCGGGCTGGAACATCGAATGCGAATCCGCCGTCTCGAGCGACCCAGCGGCGGGGCCCGCACCGGCCTCCGAATCCGTCGACGGCGACGCGCCGGATCTCGACGATGCGCTCTTCAGCCTCGACGAGGAGCCAGAGGCCTGGCACACCGTCACCCTCGCACTCTCGACCGAAGACATCGACCGGCTTCGGGTTCGCGCCCAGGCCGAGGGCCTATCGCCCGAAGAGTTCCTCCGGGGACTCATCTGA
- the mfd gene encoding transcription-repair coupling factor, translating into MNLQGFLAALSRAETVDAALAEAQRNADFSAPAGLDAPLLAGLLQRRAEAGLPPALLAITATSREGESLRASLSPYLPEAELIEFPAWETLPHERLSPSAETVGRRLHALRRMHDWALAGSRHPLIVVASVRAALQPLADNLASLEPIELVAGGRGYNLAELAVQLVDLAYARVDMVGRRGEFAVRGGILDVFPPTADHPVRVEFFGDEVEELRAFSVADQRSLPDAVERVALPPSRELLLTEPVRQRAREMVHEFPSLAGLLEKVAEGIPVEGMESLAPALLERLVPLTHYLPPGAAVAVLEPERVAGRAVSLGETNREFLAAAWNAATVGAAAPIDLAAGDFLTVRRLRDAALFSAPGEPDPQRVWWNFSGFDMGDAAEVVAAAAGGATGSSETGASATVRLAANAMPSFQGNVAGAIDHAAERLRDGWTFVVASAGHGLVERARDVLAEAGLAARIVDDVPTELEPGVAYLVQADAAHGYEVPEVRLGLIAESEFYGRAAGYDARQGKKLAARRRNVVDPLQLKTGDFVVHQTHGIGRFIEMVQREVATGARPTGPSRTAGMAQQPTAVREYLVIEYAPSKRGHAGDRLFVPTDQLDLLSRYVGGEAPSLSKMGGSDWAQAKGRARKAVRDIAVSLVKLYSARMASKGHAFGPDTPWQHELEEAFPFTETPDQVQTIDEVKADMERSIPMDRLLAGDVGFGKTEVAVRAAFKAIQDGKQVAMLVPTTLLVKQHLETFSDRFAGFPVHVRALSRFQSDKEARETIAGLADGTVDLVIGTHRILTEKVKFKDVGLVIIDEEQRFGVEHKDALKKLKTNVDILAMSATPIPRSLEMAVTGIREMSTLATPPEDRHPILTFVGPYSEQQVAAAIRREMLREGQIFFVHNRVSSINRVAAQLAELVPEARIAVAHGQLNEHVLEQIVVDFWERKFDVLVSTTIIETGLDISNANTIIIDRADKYGLSQLHQLRGRVGRGRERAYAYFLYDPAKPLSETAHDRLSTIAANNELGSGMQVALKDLEIRGAGNLLGAEQAGHIAGVGFDLYLRMIGEAVSAFRGDVATGQTELRLELPVDAHIPDDYVDSERLRLEAYQKLSAASGPAAKDGQIDQVLDELVDRYGEPPEQVEHLVAISRLRRDAQRAGLSDVIATGSKLRIAPAGIPDSRRVRLERMYPGAKHFAQNDVILVPFPVTNGELPGDADLIDWVSRLITAIFPMPETPAADAATANA; encoded by the coding sequence GTGAACCTCCAGGGCTTTCTCGCGGCGCTTTCGCGCGCCGAAACCGTCGACGCCGCACTCGCTGAGGCCCAGAGGAACGCAGACTTCTCGGCGCCGGCCGGGCTCGACGCGCCGCTCCTCGCCGGCCTCCTCCAGCGTCGCGCCGAGGCGGGCCTCCCGCCCGCGCTGCTCGCCATCACGGCGACGAGCCGCGAGGGGGAGTCGCTTCGGGCCTCGCTGTCTCCGTACCTGCCGGAAGCCGAACTCATCGAGTTCCCGGCATGGGAGACGCTGCCGCACGAGCGTCTCAGCCCCTCGGCAGAGACGGTCGGCCGGCGGCTCCATGCCCTGCGGCGCATGCACGACTGGGCGCTCGCGGGTTCGCGGCATCCGCTCATCGTCGTGGCCTCGGTGCGGGCCGCGCTGCAACCCCTCGCCGACAATCTCGCGTCGCTCGAGCCCATCGAGCTGGTCGCCGGCGGGCGCGGCTACAACCTCGCCGAGCTCGCGGTACAGCTCGTCGACCTCGCATATGCGCGCGTCGACATGGTCGGCCGGCGCGGTGAGTTCGCCGTGCGCGGCGGCATCCTCGATGTGTTCCCGCCGACCGCCGATCACCCAGTGCGCGTCGAGTTCTTCGGTGACGAGGTCGAAGAGCTGCGCGCGTTCTCGGTCGCCGACCAGCGTTCACTCCCCGACGCCGTCGAGCGTGTGGCGCTCCCGCCGAGTCGCGAGCTGCTGCTCACCGAGCCCGTGCGGCAGCGCGCCCGCGAGATGGTGCACGAGTTCCCGAGCCTCGCCGGGCTGCTCGAGAAGGTGGCAGAGGGCATCCCGGTCGAGGGCATGGAGTCGCTCGCCCCGGCGTTGCTCGAGCGGCTCGTGCCACTCACGCACTACCTGCCGCCGGGCGCAGCGGTCGCGGTGCTCGAGCCCGAGCGCGTCGCCGGGCGTGCGGTCAGCCTCGGCGAGACGAACCGCGAGTTCCTCGCGGCGGCGTGGAATGCCGCGACCGTCGGCGCCGCCGCACCGATCGACCTCGCGGCCGGCGACTTCCTGACGGTGCGCCGGCTTCGGGATGCCGCGCTGTTCAGTGCCCCGGGCGAGCCCGACCCGCAGCGCGTGTGGTGGAACTTCTCGGGTTTCGACATGGGCGACGCCGCAGAGGTCGTGGCCGCTGCTGCCGGCGGAGCGACCGGTTCCAGCGAGACCGGTGCCTCCGCCACGGTGCGTCTCGCGGCGAACGCGATGCCGAGCTTCCAGGGCAACGTGGCCGGGGCCATCGATCACGCCGCCGAACGCCTGCGTGACGGGTGGACGTTCGTCGTGGCATCCGCCGGTCACGGTCTCGTCGAGCGCGCTCGTGACGTGCTCGCAGAAGCAGGCCTCGCGGCCCGCATCGTCGACGACGTGCCGACCGAGCTCGAACCCGGCGTCGCCTACCTCGTGCAGGCCGACGCCGCCCACGGCTACGAGGTGCCCGAAGTCAGACTCGGGCTCATCGCCGAGTCCGAGTTCTACGGGCGTGCGGCCGGCTACGATGCGCGTCAGGGCAAGAAGCTCGCGGCCCGGCGGCGCAACGTCGTCGACCCGCTGCAACTGAAGACCGGTGATTTCGTCGTGCACCAGACGCACGGCATCGGCAGGTTCATCGAGATGGTGCAGCGCGAGGTCGCCACGGGGGCGCGGCCGACCGGTCCGAGCCGCACCGCGGGCATGGCGCAGCAGCCCACGGCGGTGCGCGAATACCTCGTCATCGAGTATGCGCCGTCGAAGCGCGGGCACGCCGGCGACCGTCTCTTCGTGCCGACCGACCAGCTCGATCTGCTCTCGCGCTATGTCGGCGGCGAGGCGCCGTCGCTCTCGAAGATGGGCGGCAGCGACTGGGCTCAGGCCAAGGGCCGCGCCCGCAAGGCCGTGCGCGACATCGCCGTCTCGCTCGTCAAGCTCTATTCGGCGCGCATGGCGTCGAAGGGGCACGCGTTCGGGCCCGATACGCCGTGGCAACACGAGCTCGAAGAGGCGTTCCCGTTCACCGAGACGCCCGACCAGGTGCAGACGATCGACGAGGTCAAGGCCGACATGGAGCGGTCGATCCCCATGGACCGGCTGCTCGCCGGCGACGTCGGCTTCGGCAAGACCGAGGTGGCCGTGCGCGCGGCCTTCAAGGCGATCCAAGACGGCAAGCAGGTCGCGATGCTCGTGCCGACGACGCTGCTCGTCAAGCAGCACCTCGAGACGTTCAGCGATCGATTCGCGGGCTTCCCCGTGCACGTGCGCGCGCTCAGCCGATTCCAGAGCGACAAGGAGGCGCGCGAGACGATCGCCGGGCTCGCCGACGGCACGGTCGACCTGGTGATCGGCACCCATCGCATCCTCACCGAGAAGGTGAAGTTCAAAGACGTGGGCCTCGTCATCATCGACGAGGAACAGCGATTCGGCGTCGAGCACAAGGACGCGCTCAAGAAGCTGAAGACGAACGTCGACATCCTCGCGATGAGTGCCACGCCGATCCCCCGGTCGCTCGAGATGGCGGTGACCGGCATCCGCGAGATGTCGACGCTCGCCACCCCGCCCGAGGATCGCCACCCGATCCTCACCTTCGTGGGGCCGTACTCCGAGCAGCAGGTCGCCGCGGCGATCCGCCGCGAGATGCTGCGCGAGGGTCAGATCTTCTTCGTGCACAATCGGGTCTCCTCGATCAATCGCGTCGCGGCGCAGCTCGCCGAACTCGTGCCGGAGGCGCGCATCGCCGTGGCTCACGGGCAGCTCAACGAGCACGTGCTCGAGCAGATCGTCGTCGACTTCTGGGAGCGCAAGTTCGACGTGCTCGTCTCGACGACGATCATCGAGACGGGGCTCGACATCTCCAACGCGAACACGATCATCATCGACCGTGCCGACAAGTACGGGCTCTCGCAGCTGCACCAGCTTCGCGGCCGCGTCGGCCGAGGGCGCGAGCGTGCCTACGCGTACTTCCTGTACGACCCCGCGAAACCGCTCTCCGAGACCGCGCACGACCGGCTCTCGACGATCGCCGCCAACAACGAACTCGGCAGCGGCATGCAGGTGGCGTTGAAAGACCTCGAGATCCGCGGTGCCGGCAACCTGCTCGGCGCCGAGCAGGCCGGACACATCGCCGGCGTCGGCTTCGACCTCTACCTGCGGATGATCGGTGAAGCGGTCTCGGCCTTCCGCGGCGACGTCGCGACCGGACAGACCGAGCTCCGGCTCGAGTTGCCCGTGGATGCGCACATTCCCGACGACTACGTCGATTCCGAACGCCTGCGCCTCGAGGCCTACCAGAAGCTCTCGGCGGCGAGCGGGCCGGCCGCCAAAGACGGGCAGATCGACCAGGTGCTCGACGAACTCGTCGATCGGTACGGCGAGCCGCCCGAGCAGGTCGAGCACCTCGTCGCGATCTCACGGCTCCGCCGTGACGCCCAGCGTGCCGGGCTCTCGGATGTCATCGCCACGGGCTCGAAGTTGCGCATCGCGCCCGCCGGCATCCCCGACTCCCGCCGCGTGCGACTCGAGCGCATGTATCCGGGTGCCAAGCACTTCGCGCAGAACGACGTGATCCTCGTGCCGTTCCCCGTGACGAACGGTGAACTGCCGGGCGACGCCGACCTCATCGACTGGGTGTCGCGGCTCATCACGGCGATCTTCCCGATGCCCGAGACACCGGCGGCGGACGCCGCGACCGCGAACGCGTGA
- a CDS encoding 50S ribosomal protein L25/general stress protein Ctc, whose product MDEDNKVIADARDSFGKGAARKLRVAGKIPAVLYGHGTEPTHIALPAHQIGLLLRKANAVLNLQIDGKSQLALVKDVQKDPVRQIIEHLDLIVIKRGEKVQVEVPVHLEGETAPGTIADLDLHTLLLDVEATHIPENVVVSVEGLEEGTQIFAAAVELPKGATLVSDAESLVVNVHIPQKVDLGEEPAEEAVEGEATEVAGEEAAAESAE is encoded by the coding sequence ATGGATGAAGACAACAAGGTCATCGCAGACGCGCGCGACTCGTTCGGCAAGGGCGCGGCGCGCAAGCTTCGCGTCGCCGGCAAGATCCCCGCAGTGCTCTACGGCCACGGCACCGAGCCGACGCACATCGCGCTGCCCGCGCACCAGATCGGCCTGCTCCTGCGTAAGGCCAATGCGGTGCTCAATCTGCAGATCGACGGCAAGAGCCAGCTCGCCCTCGTGAAGGACGTGCAGAAGGACCCGGTGCGCCAGATCATCGAGCACCTCGATCTCATCGTCATCAAGCGCGGCGAGAAGGTCCAGGTCGAGGTGCCCGTGCACCTCGAGGGCGAGACCGCCCCCGGCACGATCGCCGACCTCGACCTGCACACGCTGCTGCTCGATGTCGAGGCGACCCACATCCCCGAGAACGTCGTCGTCAGCGTCGAGGGCCTCGAAGAGGGCACCCAGATCTTCGCCGCCGCGGTCGAGCTGCCGAAGGGCGCGACGCTCGTCTCCGACGCCGAGTCGCTCGTCGTCAACGTGCACATCCCGCAGAAGGTCGACCTCGGCGAGGAGCCTGCCGAGGAGGCCGTCGAGGGCGAGGCGACCGAGGTCGCGGGCGAAGAAGCCGCCGCCGAGTCGGCCGAGTAG
- a CDS encoding gluconokinase — translation MIEMEQQSRAESTASTESRHEAPAIVVMGVSGAGKSTIGVLLARKLGVPFADADDLHPVANVRKMASGIPLDDDDRRPWLEAVGAALAQAGRAGTGLVVACSALKRAYRDMILASAPQVRFVHLYGTRDVLAARTEGRTGHFMPTSLLDSQLAALERLEPDEPGIAVEIDRPVAEILDDAVSRLTMGPIG, via the coding sequence ATGATCGAGATGGAGCAGCAGAGTCGAGCGGAGTCCACCGCGTCGACCGAGTCGAGGCACGAGGCGCCAGCCATCGTCGTGATGGGCGTCTCAGGGGCGGGCAAGTCCACGATCGGCGTGCTGCTGGCGCGCAAGCTCGGCGTGCCGTTCGCCGACGCCGACGACCTGCACCCCGTCGCGAACGTCCGGAAGATGGCGTCGGGCATCCCGCTCGACGACGACGATCGCCGGCCCTGGCTCGAGGCCGTCGGGGCCGCACTCGCGCAGGCAGGCCGTGCCGGCACCGGCCTCGTCGTCGCGTGCTCCGCCCTGAAGCGCGCCTACCGCGACATGATTCTCGCGAGCGCACCGCAGGTGCGGTTCGTGCACCTGTACGGAACCCGCGACGTGCTTGCTGCTCGCACTGAAGGGCGCACGGGCCACTTCATGCCGACGAGCCTGCTCGACTCGCAACTGGCAGCGCTCGAGCGGCTCGAACCCGACGAACCGGGCATCGCGGTCGAGATCGACCGGCCGGTCGCCGAGATCCTCGACGATGCCGTTTCGCGACTGACGATGGGGCCGATCGGCTGA